The DNA window TTGCAAAAAAGTTTCACTCAAAATTGATTACCTAGGCAGTCAAAACACACGCATTCAGCAACTCATTTCTAAGTACATGGAATAACTGACCCTCCAGTCCCTTACTAAACTTCATTCTTGTCACTTGCaacatttaaattttcagaaagctctAGCTGAAGACAGCTATAAATATTAAGGTTTAATTACTATTATTCATCAGTAAAGCCTAGCTCTGTTACCAGCACAGTCAAAGGCTTCAGCTCCTCTTGGAGAGTCCATTAAAATAAAGTAGCAATTTACCAGGACATAGCTAAACTGACACTTGATGTATCATTAATCACCGCaatgcttctcttttttttttttttttttttttttttaaacaaaactggaGCATATGTGGTGGGgcaactcttttaaaaaaaaatatagggtCAGATTCTTGGGTATGTACAAAGAGCACACCACAAAAACTGGGAACGCAGATAGGGTATAAATCTCAGTTTTGTGCTTTTTCCACCTGGGGATTCTGTGTGAAGAGCCAAGCTCCTCACATAAGAGCAGTTAGTTTCTTACACTCTTGTTCCTTGCTTGGGCACACTTTATTGAACTGAAGGGGTATGTGTGGGAGGACTAGTCTTCATCCACTGTTCCCTTAATTATGCGTACAcatggccaaatcctgcaaatgTACAGGTGTATAACTCCACTGATCTCTGGAATTCGTCTAgatttacatcagtttaaaaTACGTGCAGAATATGCCCCTGGTCTGTGAATATTGTCAATTGTCTTCTCTTCTTTCCTAGCCAGCTATGCTCACAGCTGGTATGGAGTTTGAGGAAGGTGGGGATGGGTAAAGAAATCATGCATGGTATCTTGCCCTTTGCCACTGCTGTGCCCAATCAGATGATTCCTGAAGGAGCTCCCAGATTTAGATGGCCATTCAGTTGACTAAAAGATGCTATCAAAACAAATGAACCACAGCATGGAGCACAAGGGTGTGTTCGTACTAGGAAAAAGGTGGGGGATGTTTTTACCTTAATGTGAACACATGGTAACTAGCACAAGGTAAAATCTTAGTGAAGACAAAGCAATTTGTAGTGTTCACATGTGTTAAGTACCATGTTAATATtaaactgccttgtcttccctAGGATTTAATCATGTGTTAATTAATGAGTGTGAACCCACCTTTTTCTTAGTGTAGATGTGGCCATCACTTTGGCTATTTGCTTTGGCAGCCCCCTTTCCTCCTTACAGAATTGTTCTGTCACTCAGTTTTAGTAGGAACAATAGATAAAAGGGCATCCCTAACTCACTTAACTGTCTGATTGTCCATGGgcatattaaaagtttatttctaAATCCTTTAAGAATAGAACCATGACCAGGTGGTGACAATTTTTTGGGAGAAGATGATCACTTGGACTTCTGCACGTTATCTGACAAGGAAGAATAAACGTATTGGTGTCCTGAAAATTTAGTAATGCTGTTTGTAAATCTGGTTCCAGTTTTTAGATGAAACAACGCTAAACGTTTGTTTTCCCGTCCGTTAAATAGTTCAGGATCTAAATCTGAGTAAAAGTATTGCTGTAACCTGCTAATATCTAACTGTTCTGTGTTGAACTAAAACCAGCTTTTTTGAGATTGCAGTAGTCTTATATCAGGTGATACGGCACCACCAAGTGAATTACAAGCTTTCTGCAACTGTTATACAGATTTTTCTACTCAAAACTTAATTCTCTATCTTTTTACATTTCAGTATGGTGTGTCTGAACCCAGAAAAAAAGCATATGCAGACTTCTATAAAAACTATGATTCCATGAAGGACTTTGAGGCCATGAGGGAAGCTGGTGTGTTTGAAAGTGTACAACCCAAAAACTCATAAGCAGCATATGTAGGTAATAGCAAAATGCCTTACATCAAACTGATCTCACTAACTTCTGTTTGTATTGGTACACTGGAAACTTCCCATTTTGATGTTTTTGATCAAATTCTACCCTTAAATTGACTTCTAGTTAAATGGAGGTGAGAGTTCCTGAAGTCTAGAAAAGGAAAAAGGGTCTCAGTGGTAACTACAAATAACGTTTCTTTTGTTACTGTATCATTAGGGCCAgtgatgataaatgcaaagtattgcatGTTGAAGGGAAAAATTGAACTACTTATACACCCTTTGGGGGTAATAAATTAACAGTATTAACTTAAGGAACGGACTTGGCATCATTATCATCTCTGCATAATGCGCAGTTGTCAAAAAAGCAAAGTGTTAAGATGCATAGGGAgtagaaaatattatataaatcagtggttcaCCCTAACTGCAATAGTATGCAGTTATGGTAACCCTATCTCAAAAAGGAAGACACTCGTATGAAGAATTGGGATATGGGAGATTTTTACCTTCATaaaacatgataaaagtatacaaaataatggtatagagaaggtAGTCTGGGAGATTCTTTAGTCTTGTATTACAAGACAGAGAGAACAGAGACATCCAGTGGaaatggcaaattcaaaactgaaaaggaaatactttttcagacaactgtttagtctgtggaactctttgctataGGATATTGAGGCCAAAATCTTCTCAAGATTGAAAGAAGGATGGGGCACATACTACAAGCATATCCAGTCATGAGAGttagtggggaaaaaattaaggTTTGGTAGGGATATATAAACCCTCGTGTTCCATGGTTTAATTAAAGATTGGCTTAAACAAGCTGGGGGCAGGTTGTTTCACCTATGCCTGCtgcagagtttcttgcaccttaCTCTGCAACATTTGGTTCTGGCTGATGGAAAAAAATGCGGACTAGATGGGCCATGGGTCTGATTGATTATGGCAATTCTTGTGTTTCCTTTGACCgtaaaggagagggagaaaactAAAAGATCACTTCTTTTGGGGATGGAGGGAAGCGGTGTGTGTGTTCATTGGTCATGGAAGCAGCTTCCAACACATCCTGCATTCTCTAGAGCTTGAGGGAAAGGGAAGATAACTGACCGCAAACTGAATTTccctatttacaaaaaaaaaaagtggtacaAGGGAACATGGGGGTACATGCCTTCTCACATATTTTGTAAATAGTAGCATTTGACTTTTTCCCCTTAATGGACTTAACTGTTTCCTCAATATAACTACAAAGAGTTTTCCGAACAAAAAATTACCAAACAGCTAATAACTTTGCTCTTAAACTTCCCCAGAACTATGCCTCCTCTCTTCTAGATGCTGTGATCAGAAACATCCATGTTAAAGCAAGCTGTAACTTCGCataatagctttttttaaaaaaaaaaaaaaaaaaaaaaaaagcttctccaACCCTAGTCCTGATtcggcgggtggggggggaactaCATATGAAACTGAGATTGATTTCTTCATTGACAACTTTCATCCACTTCTCTTAAAACTACTTCTTCAAAGACTGATCAAGGGCAATGGCTTCTCCATTCTTCCGGTGCTCAGGAATGTTCACTGTGATCATCACATGATGATTTGTCTTTCTTAATTATCCTGGCCAACTAGGGTTTGACTTTGTCTCATTCAGTTTTGTTACTTGTTAAGTGAACATGTCAAGTCCTGGACTTAATGATGTTAATGTTTGTCTTGCTTGCACACACAAACATAACATCAGATAGCAGCTGGTTCTGGTATAACAAACTATGGATGATGGATGCTTCTCATGCATTTGTAAAGTAAAATGCAAAAAAGAGTAGTGTAAACTAATAATGGGATTATTGACCATCCTTTTATTCTTCCTCCCAATGGAAATTCTACATGTTTTTAGGAACATGTAAGAGCGTGTTAAATAACATAGGGATCACTTTAGCTTTGTATCATCATACTCCTACCTGCAGTTTAAGATCATAATAAAGAATATTTCTAATGTATGTTTATGTAAAGTAACTTTTTCAGGCACTTGCATCACCAATGCTTTGATCAGGTGGCATTCTTCAGGGTGTTTTGAAAGGCTATCTGGCAAGAATGTCAGATATAAGTATGGGAGGAAAATCAACTGAAACAATACTGCCAACAAACTTCCAAGTTTAAAACTCTTTAATTGAAACTAAGAACAGAGCTCTGCTGTGCAAACAGCTAAAAGAAACACTTGATTGCAAACTGGAATGCTTACAGCATCTTGGTGTAACCAGTGTACAAAAGTCTTTCTCTGACCAGGTTGAGCGCACCTGTTTGTTAAAACTGTGAACATTACTAGCTCAAGGCTTTAAAGGGATTTTGGGATTATCCTTTCTTCATCAATTACCGAGTGGCATTAGTTGAGAGAAAGTGGCACAGATAGTATAATCTTAATCTGTAACTCTTCTTAGGTAGAGCATTAGAAGAATTATCAACAGATGTGGAGGTGTAGTGCAAAAATATCAAGCTGTGAGCCTCCACCAcaaactctgctttgcctccagcatttataatggtgttaaatgtataaaagtgttttttatttataaggaGGGTGGTCACACTCGggcttgctatttgaaagctATGGACACCTGTCTTGTAGGAACTGTACTAATTCTGGATAAGTAAATAGAAAATTTGTCATAGGCTTTCCTGATCCACGCTGAAGATGTTAGACTATATTTAATACTGCAGCAAATCCAGTGGTTTGGACTGACTAACTTAAAAATAGGACTCTGAAAATCCTCTTCTTTCCCCTCCATCCCTTCTCCTCAATTTTAGGATTAATACTAATTCTTTAACCTGCTGTTTTTGGAATGTTTCTTGCAGTTACCGAAGAGGAAGTAGATCAGTGATTAGCATATTAGCATGGGACTTGAGAGACtgaggttcaaatccctgctccactaTAATTATGTGTGACATAGGGCAAAGACATAGGACTAGCACTTCAAAGAGCTTTCGGCACTGCGGTGCTGAGTCTTGCAATGCTTGACTTTTGTGTGTTGCTACCAGGTGGAATCCACAGCCCAAGGTAGGCACGTAGGGCGTTTTATAATGCATGAAAAGAGTTAGATGCCTAAGAGTGAGACCTAGAAAAACCAGCATGCTGTGTGGAGAGCTGCCAAAGGTACCCAAAAGAAAATGCTGAGGAGACCTAAACCCCATCCTCAAAGACAGGTGACCCTAGGTCTGGTTTGAAGAGAGGCTCTTCTTTCCATTTGCATTCACAGCCATGAATGAACCCTCCCTGGAAGTTAGGTGTGTAATCTCTTTCTTGCCTCCTCCTTTCCCCTATGCCCCATCCTCCCTTCAAAATAGTGTCAGCAGTGGAGCCACTCTTACCCAGGCTGTtgcagatctgggttcaattcccctgTCTGCTGATTAGGAGAAGGGAAGTTTGAATTCTGGTCTTTGTCATCTCtggagagtgccctaaccaccgtGCCGTGGGGTattctggggcaggtctctgaATCTCTGACTTTGCTCAGCtcatatttaagtatttatacacagtggaacagcttctacAAGAGAGAGTGAGACCTGCTGCCGAATACCCCaacccaatggttagggcactttcCTGGGGATACCAGAGTTCAAATCTCTTTCCCCCCTGGGGCTAGGGTGGCAAATGAGCCTGGGTGTCCTACAGCTTGTGTGAGTGCCCTAATCAAAagactaaaagttataagggggAACGGTGGCTCCTCCAGCTATTTGGGTGGGTTTAGTCTGAGTTCCTATTGGATAGGGCCCTGCATGTGAGAGAGCTAGTTTGAGGATTCTGCTGGGGTTTAGGCATATGCTAGGCATCTAAACCTAGGCAGCTGTGTGGCTCACTGGCAGATTTTTAGGTGCCTAGGGGACCTACAGAGTTAAGTGGTAACTGAGCGGGGATATTGAGGAATTTAAATGCCTcagtccaacatttaggcaccaccaAGTtgttttgtggatctagcccatagcacttcagttctccatctgtaaaatggggataatagtccTTCTCACAGGCGTGTTGAGGCATAAACACACAAaggctgtgaggtgctcagatactgtggtaatggggaCATACAATATAGATGTTCTGGTGCTACGGACTCGCATGACTCTTGTCACGGAGCACAGCTGTGAAGGATTGAGATTGAGGGTGTTCAGTTTAATACAGAGAAGTAATTTAACAAACTTGGATTTCTTCTTTTCCAGGTAATCCACCTGCATTCATTTGTTTCCTCTGTTGCATTCCTTTCTTCTTTAGGCTTCTTGCTACAGTACTTAGTAAGATGTCTTATTTTTTCCATCATACACTTGTGCATTTATCAATGCTGTGTACACAGTGAATcttgaaggctgttccagatcTTATTGTGTAGCCCTTGATTTGTTCCATGTTTCAATTTTATTTACCACATGCAGTGTCTTAATAAGCCATGAGGAAATAGTAGTGGAATATTCCTCTAGACTAAACTACTGGCATAAACACTTTTCCTCTCTGTTTGAATTCATACAGCCTAATGTTTTTACTTCTGAGAGCTAGGCGTGTCCAATATATTAACTCGTGTTTTCTTATTTTGCAGATCATCTTCAAGGAGACTTGACAGCTTAAACTTGTTTCTTCAGTCAACTGTAAAATGTGTAATACACTTCAGTGGTGGGCATGCTATAGTGTAATTCAATAAACTAAATACTTAATGAAGCTTATTTATCTTAACTGTTGACCTTGACTGTTTAGAtgctgagggaaggggtggaaattCAGGTGGTACTCCTTCATATAATGCTAAAGACCAAGTTGAGAGAGAAAATAGAGATCCTGAACCCTTGTGGTTACTAAactacttttttttccaaaagtagGAGTGTTATCTCCATTATTCTGGCCAAAATCAACTGAGCCAACAAATTTGCAGGTAGGCAATACAGACAGCATTGTTTGCTTCCTGGCCTAAAGTGTTCAATAGGCAACAGCTGCTTGGAGAGCACTTTCAGAGGATCCCTATAAATAGTATTTACAAAaattgaaagcttttttttttttgcttaggtTACAAAGTTTAAAATGTACCAGAGTTAAGTTTCCAGGGCCACataattttccccctcccccttcaaaaTTCAACCTGTACCACTGAATGAGACAAGGATCCTCTTGaaatatgtgattatgtaattaaagacagcaCCCTAATGCATACACAAAGGGGTTGCAAATGAatattgcccatgcaaccttaatctGGCAGTTCCAAACTTTTGACTAATAGAACTCTTAAATAAAATGACCTTTAAGAGGTTGTGGGTTGACAGGAAGGTGTGCATGGGAGAGTTTGAGTCACTATCACTTCCTTCCCTATCACACTCCCATTCCTtggaggaaagggggaagaaacaggacacagggaaggggaaaggtgaGAGATCAGTATGacatcttccctcccccttcccccaatgtaTTTTATACTTTCTCCCATCAGGTTGCCTGTTTGCTGCTCTCTGGTCTTCTCCTTTCTGTCCTAGACTCACTACTCTTGAGTTCTCTGCTggttttcctctctcctccattTTAGTCTTTGgctcacttccttttctttcttggagtactttcttcttctcctctgtcCTGCAATCCTCTGTATCtccaaacacattccagaagctTGAACTCTCACTGTTCCTGCTACAAGCTGAAGGCCCCTACTTATTCCCCTTTCTGCTGAAAATGCCTTCttactttttttctcccctgtgtGCCACCCTTAACATCCTTCCCCAGTAGTGCTGGAATGTGACTCCTAGGGCTGGCACCAGCCCCCTACCTTTGGGTATAGGCAGCAGTGCATGACAATTGGAAGATCGTTTATTACTGAAGGCCTCAATCCTAGGTATATGCCCTGTACCTTGGGCACTGTGTGGGCAGGAGGGGGGCTAGAGAAGACAATGGCAAGTGCACCTAGTGGCAGCCGAAGGCACTCGGATGCAAACATATTGAAGTAAGAAAATGCATGATTTAAGGTACCTAAACAAACTTCCTTTGTGCTGTGGTGATGTGAGAGGAAAATGTtctgtaaaaatcagtttaatttactGTGGGACTGCGAACGCTAAAATGTCCATTGTGATTACGGTTACTGCATGACATCAATACAGAGCCATTAAAGGTGGGTTGGATACCTTACTTGCATTTCTtaccttaacatgtttggattcttttaaaagtgtaatcttggctttgaatttcctgggtttatgTTTGGTTCTGGGATAACTAAGGCAGCTGTGCAATGTATTTTAAGGTAATGATGCATGCTCTTAACTCTAAttccattttatcatggataagGTCTAGGAATATAGAGTGAGGCTTAGCTTCAGTCACTCTGGTGTTTCAACCTACCCTCCATACTGAATTTAGGTCAAGCTATCCTGTACAGTCTCAAACTTGGACAAGATGGCCTGTTACAACAAGTAATTAAAACACTCTCTTGTTCTTACATTAAACAGAACACACTAGCCTCAAATAATGTGAATGTCACATTTATAGCTAGAATGTAGAAAACTGCTTCAGAGTGTTTTTGGCTTGACAAAAGATTCTAGAGTTGCTCAATAATAGTGTCTTTAAAGTAATTTTCCTTGTAATACCTACTGTTCAGAGAACATAGACTCCATCTCTCCCATAAGCAGACAATAAAGTCTTTCCATGAAGAAGCATAGCAAATTAAACCATTTGTATTAATTTGGAAGGTCTAAGTTCAAATAGAGGGTGGCAAAGCATTTATATTTCAAAAAGACCATTAACTTTTCAACATTCAGTATGGACCATGCAGAAACAGTAATGAAAGTCcttgtgtaactttttttttagttgattcaaaaacacagaaggTTTGAAGAAAATCTCATTCATAAAGGTTTTGCTGTGAAGTAGGGAATACGCTTTTATttgatgtcaagtatcagaggggtagctgtgttagtctgtatccacaaaaacaaggagtctggtggcatcttaaagactaaaaaatttatttgggcataagctttgtgggtaaaaaaacatttcttcagaggcatggagtgaaaattacagatgcaggcattatataatgacacatgaagagaagggagttacctcacaagtggagaaccagtgctgacaggccCAATtccatcagggtggatgtagtttGCTCCcaatgaggaggtgtcaattctaGGAGGGGAAAAGctgcgacaccatcagaggacccaaccacacatCAAGGCTCATTCACCTTCATGTCTACTATGtcatatgtgccagcaatgcccctctgccatgtacgttggccacaCTGGACAATCGCTATGTAAAGAataaatcggacatcaggaatgataacatcaatcttcctggacattctataacagctttaaaagtagctatacttgaagaaaaaaacttcagaaacagacttcaaggaAAAACTTCAGAACAAAATTCATTTGCAagttaacaccattaatttgggcttgaataggaactgggagtggctggctcattacaaaagcagctttgcctctcctggaattgacacctcctcatcaattattggagtggactacatccaccctgatcgaattggccctgtcaacactggttctccacttgtgaggtaactcaatgacacatgaagagaatgATATAATGCCTACATCTGtaatttcattccatgcatctgaagtagtaTTTTttaccacaaaagcttatgcctaaataaatttgtgccacaggactccttgttaCTTTTATTTGAGCTTCATATACATAGTATTAGTAGGGAAACACTCTCTCCCACAAATGTAAACTGAATATTATAGCATGATAGAAAAAGACAATCCTTAATCTCTCAACACTGTAACTATCCCAGCCTGTTAAGCATGTGCAGCAAATATTTCTAGTGCTGTCTCAAGCACATCTATAGGTTCTAATATTTTAGTTCTATAGAGCTTTAATGACTCTAATTTGTTAAGGGCAGATGCAGCCTAGTGGAGTCAATTTCTTGGGCGGGCCACTAGCTACATAGACCTTATATTTTTTCTCATTCCTTTCTGCAAATTTAgcttttttaaatcattttgctTTTGAAGTCTGACTTCTGTTTTACCAAGTTTGGTCGTTGCAGTAAAGATTGCTTCAAAAAGGCAGACTACAGCGAGACAAAAAAGCCTCCCTGTCCTGTGTCCTCTTCCAGCAGCTGAAAAGAAATGTTCCTTTCTTAAAGCAATATAGGGCTTAAAGGGAGCTGGAGACATCAACTTGTCCAGCTGTCGGTGCTGAGGCAGGGACTAAGTAAATCTAAAGCATTTGTGACAGGTGTATGTCCAACTTGTACTTAATAACCTCCAGTGAGgaggattccacaatctccttagttaaattctggaatagatTTCTATCTttagagttggaaagttttttcctaatacctaGCCTTCTTGATTACTTCTTGTTCAATGtctagtggacatggagaacaatagaGCAACCCCTTAAGCTTCAAATGGTATCAGTTTCTCCCCCTTGGTCATCTTTCATTAGACTAAACATATCCCTAGGTCAGGTtgtctaaaccttttatcatttttgttgctctcttatGGGCTTGCTACAATTTGTCCCCATCATTCCTAAAGGGTGGCACCCAAATTGGAACCAGTACTCTACCTGAGGCCTCACCAAGGCTGAGTAGAATGGGACACTTGCTGCCTATCCCCCCTTCTGCCTTACATATAAGACTCCTGTCAATGCATCCCAGAAgattagcctttttcataactGCATCTGTTGACTAATAGTCAATTCATGATTCACTATAATCCCCAgagccttttcagcagtattactgcctagccagtgtgacagggtcaggccagatggctacaggagactgataaaaggcagatatat is part of the Dermochelys coriacea isolate rDerCor1 chromosome 2, rDerCor1.pri.v4, whole genome shotgun sequence genome and encodes:
- the LOC119851856 gene encoding cytochrome c oxidase subunit 6C-2, coding for MSSTLLPKPQMRGLLAKRLRFHIVGAMIVSLGSAVLYKYGVSEPRKKAYADFYKNYDSMKDFEAMREAGVFESVQPKNS